One Hydrogenophaga crassostreae genomic region harbors:
- a CDS encoding disulfide bond formation protein B, with amino-acid sequence MNLFSHTQRWLALVSVGCIGMLAYGLYLQHAVGLVPCPMCIVQRYALILVALVAGISAFFQRGFWQTGGLIKMGVIAGFGAFVAARQSLLQWNPPEVMSCGRDFYGMIESFPLKRAIPMIFRGGGDCSAVDWTFLGLTIANWSFLCFSGIVLLAIALLVKRAPRATALGA; translated from the coding sequence ATGAACCTGTTTTCTCATACCCAGCGCTGGTTGGCGCTTGTCTCAGTTGGCTGCATCGGCATGTTGGCCTATGGTTTGTATTTGCAACATGCGGTGGGTTTGGTGCCGTGCCCCATGTGCATAGTTCAACGTTATGCGCTCATTCTGGTGGCGCTGGTCGCAGGCATCTCGGCGTTTTTCCAGCGGGGATTCTGGCAAACCGGTGGGCTGATAAAGATGGGGGTGATCGCAGGTTTTGGCGCTTTTGTGGCCGCCCGTCAAAGCCTGTTGCAGTGGAATCCGCCTGAAGTCATGAGTTGTGGCCGCGACTTTTACGGAATGATCGAGTCGTTTCCGTTGAAGCGGGCCATTCCGATGATCTTCAGAGGCGGTGGCGACTGCTCAGCGGTTGACTGGACATTTCTTGGCCTCACAATCGCCAACTGGTCGTTCCTCTGCTTCAGTGGCATTGTGCTGCTGGCCATTGCGCTACTGGTCAAACGAGCGCCCCGCGCAACGGCCCTCGGGGCCTGA
- the ppk2 gene encoding polyphosphate kinase 2 has protein sequence MTERASVPTKTASASAPATERAAARKQVAKTASPPTAKKRGVSPRATVKPVKASKAPEPKPRRVVLGDTIGTTQPQKLRRARVSRSVEARQGAQLAAVRDILSRKEHSQAEKADSLRAILEGAAPDDAKAIRKLLKGQAKASARAKAEKLDPNEQLSKDWRSGAYPYKNLLSRRVYEANKYLLQVELLKLQAWAKETGQRVVILFEGRDAAGKGGTIKRVMEHLNPRGARVVALEKPSEVERGQWYFQRYVEHLPTAGEIVLFDRSWYNRAGVERVMGFCTDEEYTEFMRQAPQFERQLVRSGIHLVKFWFSVSREEQRRRFKERKAHPLKQWKLSPIDLASLNKWGDYTKAKEAMFFDTDTADAPWTVIKSDCKKRARLNAMRYLLQKLPYTNKDSKNIGKLDSLIVGRAHVVYERGENPGGVVL, from the coding sequence ATGACAGAAAGAGCGTCCGTCCCCACCAAAACAGCTTCTGCGAGTGCGCCCGCAACCGAGCGTGCCGCCGCCAGAAAGCAGGTTGCCAAAACCGCATCCCCGCCGACGGCAAAAAAAAGGGGCGTATCACCCCGAGCCACGGTGAAACCGGTGAAGGCCAGCAAAGCGCCCGAACCCAAACCGCGCCGCGTTGTACTGGGCGACACCATCGGCACCACCCAACCGCAAAAACTGCGCCGAGCCCGTGTGAGCCGATCGGTCGAGGCGCGCCAGGGCGCGCAGCTCGCGGCGGTGCGCGACATCCTCTCGCGCAAAGAACACAGCCAGGCAGAGAAAGCCGACTCGCTGCGCGCCATTCTTGAGGGGGCTGCACCAGACGACGCGAAGGCGATTCGCAAGCTGCTCAAAGGCCAGGCCAAAGCCAGTGCGCGCGCCAAAGCTGAAAAACTCGACCCCAACGAGCAGCTTTCGAAGGACTGGCGCAGCGGCGCCTACCCCTACAAAAATCTGCTCTCGCGCCGTGTTTATGAGGCCAACAAATACCTGCTGCAGGTGGAGCTGCTCAAGCTGCAAGCCTGGGCCAAGGAAACTGGGCAACGCGTGGTGATCTTGTTTGAAGGGCGCGATGCCGCTGGCAAGGGCGGCACGATCAAACGCGTGATGGAGCATTTGAACCCTCGGGGCGCGCGCGTGGTGGCACTGGAGAAACCCAGTGAAGTGGAGCGCGGGCAATGGTATTTCCAGCGCTATGTGGAACACTTGCCCACGGCGGGCGAAATCGTGTTGTTTGACCGCAGCTGGTACAACCGCGCAGGCGTTGAACGGGTCATGGGTTTTTGCACCGACGAGGAATACACCGAATTCATGCGCCAGGCGCCGCAGTTTGAGCGCCAACTGGTGCGCAGTGGCATTCACCTGGTGAAGTTCTGGTTCTCCGTCAGCCGTGAAGAGCAGCGCCGCCGCTTCAAAGAGCGCAAGGCCCACCCACTCAAGCAATGGAAGCTGAGCCCCATCGATCTGGCCTCACTGAACAAATGGGGTGACTACACCAAGGCCAAAGAAGCCATGTTTTTTGACACCGATACAGCCGACGCACCCTGGACGGTGATCAAGAGCGACTGCAAGAAGCGCGCGCGCCTCAACGCCATGCGCTATCTTTTGCAAAAGCTGCCTTACACCAACAAGGACAGCAAGAACATTGGCAAACTCGATTCCCTGATTGTGGGCCGCGCGCACGTGGTGTATGAGCGCGGAGAGAATCCGGGAGGCGTTGTGCTTTGA
- the argA gene encoding amino-acid N-acetyltransferase, translated as MSDVFNFTFVPWFRSVAPYIHKHRNNTLVVGLSGEAIEAGKLQTVVQDLALIQSMGVKIVLVHGFRPQVNEQLKAKGHEAKYSHGMRITDSVALDCAQEAAGQLRYEIEAAFSQGLPNTPMAGATVRVISGNFITARPVGLMDGVDFIHSGLVRKVDAVGIQRTLDMGALVLLSPFGFSPTGEAFNLTMEDVATSVAMALQADKLMFLTEVAGIRIDANDPESPIDTELPLAEAKRMLATLPSATQPTDTAFYLQHCIKACEGGVERSHILPFAVEGCLLLEIYTHDGIGTMVVDEKLESLREASIDDVSGIVALIEPFEKDGTLVKRDRTEIERDANFYTIIEHDGVIFGCAALYTYPESMTGEMYALTVSPQVQSQGDGERLLKRIENRARAQGLQSIFVLTTRTMHWFIKRGFVQMSADWLPEGRKRSYNWDRKSQVLVKKLS; from the coding sequence ATGTCCGACGTCTTCAACTTCACCTTTGTGCCCTGGTTCCGCTCCGTGGCCCCGTATATCCACAAGCACCGCAACAACACCTTGGTGGTGGGCCTCTCGGGAGAGGCCATCGAAGCCGGCAAGCTGCAAACGGTGGTCCAGGATCTGGCGCTGATCCAGAGCATGGGCGTGAAGATCGTCTTGGTGCATGGGTTTCGGCCACAGGTCAACGAGCAGCTCAAAGCCAAGGGCCACGAAGCCAAGTACTCGCACGGCATGCGCATCACCGACTCGGTGGCACTGGATTGCGCCCAGGAAGCGGCGGGCCAGCTGCGCTACGAAATCGAGGCGGCATTCAGTCAGGGCCTGCCCAACACGCCGATGGCCGGCGCCACGGTGCGCGTCATTTCGGGCAACTTCATCACCGCCCGCCCGGTGGGCCTGATGGACGGGGTGGACTTCATTCACTCGGGTCTGGTGCGCAAGGTGGACGCGGTGGGGATCCAGCGCACGCTCGATATGGGTGCTTTGGTGCTGCTCTCGCCGTTTGGCTTTTCACCCACCGGTGAGGCTTTCAACCTGACCATGGAAGACGTGGCCACCTCGGTGGCGATGGCCCTGCAGGCAGACAAACTGATGTTCCTGACCGAGGTAGCCGGCATCCGGATCGATGCCAACGACCCTGAAAGCCCTATCGACACCGAGTTGCCATTGGCAGAGGCCAAGCGCATGCTGGCCACCCTGCCCAGCGCCACCCAGCCCACCGATACCGCGTTTTACCTCCAGCACTGCATCAAGGCCTGCGAAGGCGGGGTGGAGCGCAGCCACATCTTGCCGTTTGCGGTCGAAGGCTGCCTCTTGCTGGAGATTTACACCCACGATGGCATTGGCACCATGGTGGTGGACGAAAAACTGGAAAGCCTGCGCGAGGCGTCCATCGATGATGTGAGCGGCATCGTGGCGCTGATCGAACCATTCGAAAAGGACGGCACCCTGGTCAAGCGCGACCGCACGGAGATCGAACGCGACGCCAATTTCTACACCATCATCGAACACGATGGCGTGATCTTTGGCTGTGCGGCGCTCTATACCTACCCCGAATCCATGACCGGTGAAATGTATGCGCTGACCGTTTCGCCACAGGTGCAAAGCCAGGGCGACGGCGAACGCTTGCTCAAGCGCATCGAAAACCGCGCGCGGGCCCAGGGTCTGCAGAGCATTTTTGTGCTCACCACCCGCACCATGCACTGGTTCATCAAACGCGGTTTCGTGCAGATGAGCGCCGACTGGCTGCCCGAAGGCCGCAAGCGCAGCTATAACTGGGATCGCAAGAGCCAGGTGCTGGTGAAGAAGTTAAGCTGA
- a CDS encoding PAS-domain containing protein, whose translation MFDSDMQMVVCNRRLRTLLEFPDSLFEPTLPSLFDLALFNACRGEYGQGNPESLAQEVCVRARSMQPHVIERQRPNGVVIEVRGVPLPTGGFVSIYSDITDRKHAEQEAKRFAAYLDAVINALPQGVTVIDENLVIQLWNKSFEQLLDLPPGLMKPGVTFEEVARSNAERGEYGDVDIEAKVRESADLARRFLPHRIMRQRPNGMTLEVEGSALMGGGDSRGFVTTYTDITQLREAQDALEQLNTELDQRVKDRTRQLRALNTDLESFTYSVSHDLRTPLRSIHGFATVLAESEADRMSEGGRDALHRIQNNAGRMGKLITDLLSMAQQSRVELNMQPVDLSAMARSVVVDLQRGDSARQVEWRIEEGLSTQGDPSLMLIVMQNLLGNAWKYTGHCEAPCIEFFRVSEGDGMDGFCVRDNGAGFDMAYVEQLFQPFKRLHMPNEFEGTGIGLAIVHRILLRHHGSIRGNGSVGKGATFHFSLPWIQGSPSVL comes from the coding sequence ATGTTTGATTCCGATATGCAAATGGTGGTTTGCAATCGGCGATTGCGCACATTGCTGGAGTTTCCCGATTCACTGTTCGAGCCCACGCTTCCGTCCCTGTTTGATCTGGCGCTCTTCAACGCCTGCCGGGGAGAGTACGGGCAAGGCAATCCTGAATCTTTGGCCCAAGAGGTGTGTGTTCGAGCTCGGTCGATGCAGCCGCATGTGATTGAACGACAGCGACCGAACGGCGTGGTGATCGAAGTGCGTGGTGTGCCGCTGCCAACGGGTGGTTTTGTTTCGATCTACTCCGACATCACCGACCGCAAGCACGCCGAGCAAGAGGCAAAGCGGTTTGCCGCTTACCTTGACGCTGTGATCAATGCCTTGCCGCAAGGCGTGACGGTCATCGACGAAAACCTGGTCATTCAACTGTGGAACAAGAGCTTCGAGCAGTTGCTGGACCTGCCGCCGGGCTTGATGAAACCGGGGGTGACCTTCGAAGAAGTGGCGCGAAGCAATGCAGAGAGAGGCGAATACGGCGATGTGGACATCGAGGCGAAGGTGCGCGAATCGGCCGATTTGGCCAGGCGCTTTCTGCCGCACCGAATCATGCGCCAGCGGCCCAACGGGATGACACTGGAAGTCGAGGGAAGCGCGCTGATGGGTGGCGGCGATTCGCGCGGATTTGTGACCACCTATACCGACATCACCCAGTTGCGCGAGGCGCAGGATGCGTTGGAGCAGCTCAATACCGAACTCGATCAACGGGTGAAGGACCGCACCCGCCAACTGCGTGCACTCAATACCGACCTGGAGTCGTTCACCTACTCGGTGTCGCACGACTTGCGCACACCCTTGCGCAGCATTCACGGCTTTGCCACCGTACTGGCGGAGTCGGAGGCGGACCGGATGAGCGAGGGGGGGCGGGATGCCCTGCACCGTATCCAGAACAACGCCGGTCGCATGGGCAAGCTGATCACTGATCTGCTTTCAATGGCGCAGCAAAGCCGGGTCGAGCTGAACATGCAGCCTGTTGACTTGAGCGCGATGGCCCGCTCGGTTGTGGTGGATTTGCAGCGTGGCGACTCAGCTCGCCAGGTCGAGTGGCGGATCGAAGAAGGACTCTCCACGCAAGGTGACCCGTCGCTGATGTTGATCGTGATGCAAAACCTGTTGGGCAATGCCTGGAAATACACAGGGCATTGTGAGGCCCCATGTATCGAATTCTTCCGGGTCAGTGAGGGCGATGGCATGGACGGCTTTTGCGTGCGTGACAACGGCGCCGGGTTTGACATGGCCTATGTTGAGCAACTGTTTCAGCCATTCAAGCGCCTGCATATGCCCAATGAGTTCGAGGGCACGGGCATCGGGCTGGCCATCGTTCACCGCATCTTGTTGCGCCATCACGGCAGCATCCGTGGTAATGGCTCGGTGGGAAAGGGCGCCACCTTTCATTTTTCACTGCCCTGGATTCAAGGGTCTCCCAGCGTTCTTTGA